CGAGGCGGCGCGTTACCGCGCGGTCGGAGCGACGTTCCGCCAGGCCGCCAATGCCCGCAAGGCCTACTACAAGGCCGTCGCCGCCCGACATCGCGTTGCCTATCTCGAGCGCGCGCGCGCTTCAGCCGATGCGGCGGCGGACCTCACCCGCAAACTGGGCGAGACCGGTGCCGCCACCAAGCTCGATCAGGCGCGGGCAGGGGCCTTCAACGCGGAGACATCGAGCCAGCTTGCCACGGCAAGGCTGGAGGCGGGCGTCACGCGCGAAGCGTTGACGCGTGAACTCGGCCTGTGGGGCGCCGATACGACCTACAAGATCCCGGACAGGCTGCCTGGCCTGCCGAAGAAACTGCAGACATCCGATCAGGCCGAGACGGAGGCGATCCGCAAGCGTGTCGATCTGATCTCGGCGCGGTTGGAGCTGGATGCGCTGGCCCGCCAGCTGAAACTCGACAACGCGACGCGATACGTCTCGGCCTTCCAGCTCGCCGGCTTCGCCAATTTCGAGCGCACGAAGAACGATCACGGCGAGGTCGAGAAGGACTATCCGAAGGGTGGGGTGCTCGACCTCGAACTGGAGATCCCGATCTTCGATCTGGGCGAGACCACCAGGCGGCGCAATGCCGAGACCTACATGCAAGCGGTCAACCGCTTCGCGGCAAAGGCCGTGAACATCCGGTCCGAGGCGCGCGCGGCACTTCTTGCCTATCGCGCCGCCAACGATATCGCCCGCCAATATCGCGGCAGCATCATCCCGCTGCGCAAGGTGATCTCGGAAGAGGCCCAGCTTCAATACAACGGCATGCTGATCGACGTGTTCGAGCTTTTGACGACCACGCGCGAGGGCATCGAGACCAATGTCGCGGCCATCGAGGCACAGCGTGACGCCTTGCTCGCCGGCGTCGACTACCAGAGCGCCATCATCGGCGGCGGTTCGGGAGGCGGCGATGAGTGACCCCAAGGAGAAAAGAGACATGACGGTTTCCCGTCGCAACTTCCTCGGCGCCACCGGTGCCATGACCTTGCTTGGCGCCGGCGCGGTATCGGGGCGCACCGCCTTCGCCTCGGTGCCCGAAGCACCGACCATGACGGAGGCCGTCATGCAGCCGCCGCTCGTGCCGAAAACCGGGCCGGACTACAACCCCGTCGTCACTCTGAACGGCTGGACTTTGCCCTGGCGCATGAACGGCGATTGGAAGGAGTTCCATCTCGTCGCCGAGCCGGTGGTGCGTGAGTTTTCGCCCGGCATGGTCGGTCATCTGTGGGGCTACAACGGCCAGTCGCCGGGACCGACCATCGAGGCGGTCGAAGGCGACAAGGTGCGCATCTTCGTCACCAACAAACTGCCGGAACACACCACCATCCACTGGCACGGCCAGCTTTTGCCCAGCGGCATGGATGGCGTCGGCGGTCTCACCCAGCCGCACATCCCGGTCGGCAAGACCTTCGTCTACGAGTTCCAGCTGCAGAAGAGCGGTACCTTCATGTACCACCCGCATGCCGACGAGATGGTGCAGATGGCCATGGGCATGATGGGCTTCTTCGTCGTGCATCCGAAGGACCCGGCCTTCCGCCGCGTCGACCGCGACTTCGTCTTCCTGATGTCGTCCTACGACATCGAGCCGGGCGCCTATGTGCCGCGCGTGGCGGAGATGACCGACTTCAACATGTGGACCTGGAACAGCCGTGTCTTCCCGGGCATCGACCCTCTCGTGGTCGGCAAGGGCGACAAGGTGCGCGTGCGCTTCGGCAATCTCACCATGACCAACCATCCGATCCACATGCACGGCTACGACTTCAAGGTCTCGTGCAC
The genomic region above belongs to Mesorhizobium terrae and contains:
- a CDS encoding TolC family protein — protein: MTVPISLVASSPPAGQRISRQFARLGGVSLLALTLAGCASFTKDGGMSPVGAQVSSALGANAVKIASKADAQAANARVRALLAKPLSADSAVQVALLGNRNLQAEYNALGISEAAFVEASLPPNPGISLGGTLREGSLEIERRVVGSLLSLLTLPARKAIAEKEFEAARYRAVGATFRQAANARKAYYKAVAARHRVAYLERARASADAAADLTRKLGETGAATKLDQARAGAFNAETSSQLATARLEAGVTREALTRELGLWGADTTYKIPDRLPGLPKKLQTSDQAETEAIRKRVDLISARLELDALARQLKLDNATRYVSAFQLAGFANFERTKNDHGEVEKDYPKGGVLDLELEIPIFDLGETTRRRNAETYMQAVNRFAAKAVNIRSEARAALLAYRAANDIARQYRGSIIPLRKVISEEAQLQYNGMLIDVFELLTTTREGIETNVAAIEAQRDALLAGVDYQSAIIGGGSGGGDE
- a CDS encoding copper oxidase, with protein sequence MTVSRRNFLGATGAMTLLGAGAVSGRTAFASVPEAPTMTEAVMQPPLVPKTGPDYNPVVTLNGWTLPWRMNGDWKEFHLVAEPVVREFSPGMVGHLWGYNGQSPGPTIEAVEGDKVRIFVTNKLPEHTTIHWHGQLLPSGMDGVGGLTQPHIPVGKTFVYEFQLQKSGTFMYHPHADEMVQMAMGMMGFFVVHPKDPAFRRVDRDFVFLMSSYDIEPGAYVPRVAEMTDFNMWTWNSRVFPGIDPLVVGKGDKVRVRFGNLTMTNHPIHMHGYDFKVSCTDGGWVPEAAAWPEVTIDCAVGQMRAFDFVADNPGDWAIHCHKSHHTMNAMGHELATFIGVDKKEVAKKIKRLVPDYMPMGTAGMADMGEMEMPLPENTLPMMTGFGPFGPIEMGGMFSVVKVREGLAAGDYKDPGWYQHPSGTVSYEWTGQTQQAARQEAPAFDRSKTAEVTVVKPGGQSSPKNAHNNH